A single window of Achromobacter xylosoxidans DNA harbors:
- the cheW gene encoding chemotaxis protein CheW, whose amino-acid sequence MAAKPQAQAARNEDVGNEFLVFTLGDEEYGIDILKVQEIRGYDADTVTRIANVPPFIKGVTNLRGIIVPIVDLRIKFNLGSVEYNEQTVVIILNLDRRVVGIVVDGVSDVLMLNAGQIRPAPEFGATLSTEYLTGLGTVDERMLILVDIEKMMTSDEMALVEKVAS is encoded by the coding sequence ATGGCAGCCAAACCGCAAGCGCAAGCCGCGCGCAATGAAGATGTCGGCAACGAGTTCCTGGTGTTCACGCTGGGCGATGAAGAGTACGGCATCGACATCCTGAAGGTGCAGGAAATCCGCGGCTACGACGCCGACACGGTGACCCGTATCGCCAATGTTCCGCCGTTCATCAAGGGCGTGACCAACCTGCGCGGCATCATCGTGCCGATCGTGGACCTGCGCATCAAGTTCAACCTGGGCAGCGTCGAATACAACGAGCAGACCGTCGTCATCATCCTCAACCTCGATCGCCGCGTGGTCGGCATCGTGGTCGACGGCGTGTCTGACGTGCTGATGCTCAACGCCGGCCAGATCCGTCCGGCGCCGGAGTTCGGTGCCACCCTGTCCACCGAATACCTGACCGGGCTGGGCACGGTCGACGAACGCATGCTGATCCTGGTCGACATCGAAAAGATGATGACCAGCGATGAAATGGCCCTGGTGGAGAAGGTCGCCTCCTGA
- a CDS encoding methyl-accepting chemotaxis protein, whose translation MRKFFANMTIRSSLLWVLAFFSFMLVIGAALGVLSLRISNTTLAEIKQSQELNDALGRVVSSYKDSLNGLGRAASANYADIVRSVGQPTLLTQGLSSEAAGLLERAKASQNKGQAEFDYFKTLPKPAEAADSLKEVEESYGALVQQGLLPLTAALEKADMPAYQTQVQKVQDALEGRFARAVEGFDFWRASKMLDAFEVAQVRYQFVLMAVGAGGVIAALLVFATYVFLRRRVLQPLKDAGHHFDRIAGGDLTARVEVRNTNEIGQLFAALKRMQESLTRTVSSVRRGVDEINTGSHEIAAGNTDLSSRTEQQAASLEETAASMEELASTVKQNADNARQANQLAASASDVAERGGSAVAEVVNTMQGISASSRKISEIVSVIDGIAFQTNILALNAAVEAARAGEQGKGFAVVAGEVRSLAQRSAQAAKEIKGLIEDSVSKVGAGSQQVERAGATMQEIVASVKRVTDIMGEISAASEEQSSGIDQVNRAVSQMDEVTQQNAALVEEAAAAAGSLQEQAQRLAEAVAVFKINAGEVIEVPAQRLASGRSSAADDSRLQAPDALALGH comes from the coding sequence ATGCGCAAGTTTTTCGCGAACATGACGATACGCAGCAGCCTGTTGTGGGTGCTGGCGTTCTTCTCATTCATGTTGGTGATTGGAGCGGCGCTGGGCGTGCTGTCGTTGCGTATCAGCAACACGACACTGGCGGAAATCAAGCAATCGCAAGAACTGAACGACGCGCTCGGCCGCGTCGTGTCCAGCTACAAGGACAGCCTGAACGGGCTGGGGCGCGCGGCGTCGGCCAACTACGCCGATATCGTGCGCAGCGTCGGCCAGCCGACGCTGCTGACCCAGGGCCTGTCGAGCGAGGCCGCCGGGCTGCTCGAGCGGGCCAAGGCGTCGCAGAACAAGGGCCAGGCCGAGTTCGATTATTTCAAGACCTTGCCCAAGCCGGCCGAGGCGGCCGACTCGCTCAAGGAAGTCGAGGAGTCCTACGGCGCGCTGGTCCAGCAAGGCCTGTTGCCGCTGACGGCGGCGCTGGAAAAGGCCGACATGCCGGCCTACCAGACGCAGGTGCAGAAGGTGCAGGACGCGCTCGAAGGGCGTTTCGCCCGCGCCGTCGAAGGTTTCGATTTCTGGCGCGCCAGCAAGATGCTGGACGCTTTCGAAGTGGCCCAGGTGCGCTACCAGTTCGTGTTGATGGCGGTCGGGGCGGGCGGCGTGATCGCCGCGTTGCTGGTTTTCGCCACCTACGTGTTCCTGCGCCGCCGCGTGTTGCAGCCGCTCAAGGACGCCGGCCATCATTTCGACCGCATTGCCGGCGGCGACCTGACCGCCCGTGTCGAGGTTCGCAACACCAACGAGATCGGCCAGTTGTTCGCGGCCCTCAAGCGCATGCAGGAAAGCCTGACGCGCACGGTTTCTTCGGTGCGCCGCGGCGTTGACGAAATCAATACCGGTTCGCACGAGATCGCGGCCGGCAACACCGACCTGTCCAGCCGCACCGAGCAGCAGGCGGCCTCGCTGGAGGAAACCGCGGCTTCGATGGAAGAGCTGGCCTCGACGGTCAAGCAGAACGCCGACAACGCGCGCCAGGCGAACCAGCTGGCGGCCAGCGCGTCGGACGTTGCCGAGCGCGGCGGTTCGGCGGTGGCCGAGGTGGTCAACACGATGCAGGGCATCTCGGCCAGCTCGCGCAAGATCTCGGAAATCGTGTCGGTGATCGACGGCATCGCGTTCCAGACCAACATCCTGGCGCTGAACGCGGCGGTGGAAGCGGCCCGCGCCGGCGAGCAGGGCAAGGGCTTCGCGGTGGTGGCGGGCGAAGTGCGCTCGCTGGCGCAGCGCAGCGCGCAGGCGGCCAAGGAGATCAAGGGCCTGATCGAGGACTCGGTGAGCAAGGTGGGCGCCGGTTCGCAACAGGTCGAGCGCGCGGGCGCGACGATGCAGGAGATCGTGGCATCGGTCAAGCGTGTGACGGACATCATGGGCGAGATCTCGGCGGCGTCCGAGGAGCAATCGAGCGGCATCGACCAGGTGAACCGCGCGGTGTCGCAGATGGACGAAGTGACGCAGCAGAACGCGGCGCTGGTGGAAGAAGCGGCGGCCGCGGCCGGTTCGCTGCAGGAACAGGCGCAGCGCCTGGCCGAAGCCGTGGCCGTGTTCAAGATCAACGCCGGTGAAGTCATCGAGGTGCCGGCCCAGCGCCTAGCCTCGGGCCGATCCTCCGCCGCCGATGACTCGCGGCTGCAAGCGCCTGACGCGCTTGCCCTTGGACACTGA
- a CDS encoding CheR family methyltransferase, with translation MAPSIPVDRQFDFRDADFTRVRKMIHARAGISLGAHKREMVYSRLARRLRALGRQDFGSYLDQLENEPDAAEWEDFVNALTTNLTAFFRESHHFPILADFAQKRGGPVSVWCCAASTGEEPYSIAITLAEALGPRASACSVLATDIDTNVLNRARTAVYPAERVAKMEESRLKRFFLKGRGANAGQVRVRPEIADMVRYETLNLLAPSWPISEKFDVIFCRNVMIYFDKPTQAKILERFVPLLKPGGLLFAGHSENFTYISRDFRLRGQTVYECAGKA, from the coding sequence ATGGCGCCGTCCATTCCGGTGGACCGCCAATTCGATTTCCGGGATGCGGACTTCACCCGCGTCCGCAAGATGATCCACGCGCGCGCCGGCATTTCGCTGGGCGCGCACAAGCGGGAAATGGTCTACAGCCGCCTGGCGCGGCGCCTGCGCGCGCTGGGGCGGCAGGACTTCGGCAGCTACCTGGACCAGCTCGAAAACGAGCCCGACGCGGCTGAATGGGAAGATTTCGTCAACGCCCTGACGACCAACCTGACAGCGTTTTTCCGCGAGTCGCATCACTTTCCGATCCTGGCCGATTTCGCGCAGAAGCGCGGCGGTCCGGTGTCGGTGTGGTGCTGCGCCGCTTCGACGGGCGAAGAGCCGTACTCCATCGCCATCACGCTGGCCGAAGCGCTGGGACCGCGGGCCAGCGCCTGCTCGGTGCTGGCGACCGACATCGACACCAATGTGCTGAACCGGGCGCGCACCGCCGTCTATCCGGCCGAACGCGTGGCCAAGATGGAGGAAAGCCGGCTCAAGCGCTTCTTCCTGAAGGGCCGCGGCGCCAATGCCGGGCAGGTCAGGGTGCGCCCCGAGATTGCCGACATGGTGCGGTATGAAACGTTGAACCTGCTGGCGCCGTCCTGGCCGATCAGCGAGAAGTTCGACGTGATCTTCTGCCGCAACGTCATGATTTATTTCGACAAGCCGACCCAGGCGAAGATCCTCGAGCGGTTCGTGCCGTTGCTCAAGCCGGGCGGGCTGCTGTTTGCGGGCCATTCCGAGAACTTCACCTATATCAGTCGGGATTTCCGTCTGCGCGGGCAGACAGTCTACGAATGCGCAGGTAAGGCCTAG
- a CDS encoding chemotaxis response regulator protein-glutamate methylesterase, with protein sequence MQKIRVLCVDDSALVRGLMTEIINSQPDMEVVATAPDPLVARELIKKHNPDVLTLDVEMPRMDGLDFLEKLMRLRPMPVVMVSSLTERGGEITLRALELGAIDFVTKPKLGIRDGLLEYTEIIADKIRAASRAKLRAPSPHAPAAAPAPMLRRPLSSSEKLVIVGASTGGTEAIREVLQPLPPDSPAILITQHMPAGFTRSFAQRLDALCAVTVREAVHGERVLPGHVYLAPGGDTHMRLGRSGANYVIELEASEPVNRHRPSVDVLFNSAAVAAGKNAIGVILTGMGKDGAAGMLAMHRAGAHTIAQDEASCVVFGMPREAIAIGAADEVVPLSAMSERILTRLGDRGHRV encoded by the coding sequence ATGCAGAAAATCAGAGTCTTATGTGTGGATGATTCCGCGCTCGTGCGCGGACTGATGACCGAGATCATCAACAGCCAGCCCGATATGGAAGTGGTTGCGACCGCGCCCGACCCCCTGGTGGCGCGCGAGTTGATCAAGAAGCACAATCCCGACGTGCTGACGCTGGACGTGGAAATGCCCCGCATGGACGGGCTGGATTTCCTCGAAAAGCTGATGCGCCTGCGGCCGATGCCGGTGGTGATGGTGTCGTCGCTGACCGAGCGCGGCGGCGAAATCACGCTGCGCGCGCTGGAACTGGGCGCCATCGACTTCGTGACCAAGCCCAAGCTGGGCATCCGCGACGGCCTGCTCGAATACACCGAGATCATCGCCGACAAGATCCGCGCGGCCTCGCGCGCCAAGCTGCGCGCGCCCAGCCCGCACGCGCCGGCCGCGGCGCCCGCGCCGATGTTGCGCCGCCCGCTGTCCAGCTCGGAAAAGCTGGTGATCGTGGGTGCTTCCACGGGCGGCACCGAGGCCATCCGCGAGGTGTTGCAACCGCTGCCGCCGGACAGCCCGGCGATTCTCATCACGCAGCACATGCCGGCGGGCTTCACCCGTTCGTTCGCGCAGCGGCTGGACGCGCTCTGTGCCGTCACCGTCCGCGAGGCAGTGCATGGCGAACGCGTGCTGCCGGGCCACGTTTACCTGGCGCCGGGCGGCGACACGCACATGCGCCTGGGGCGCAGCGGCGCCAACTACGTGATCGAGCTGGAGGCCAGCGAACCGGTCAATCGCCACCGCCCGTCGGTGGACGTGTTGTTCAATTCCGCCGCCGTGGCGGCGGGCAAGAACGCCATCGGTGTCATCCTGACCGGGATGGGCAAGGACGGGGCGGCCGGCATGCTGGCCATGCACCGCGCCGGCGCCCATACCATCGCGCAGGATGAAGCCAGTTGCGTGGTCTTCGGCATGCCCCGGGAGGCCATCGCAATCGGTGCGGCTGACGAAGTAGTGCCGCTGTCGGCGATGAGTGAGCGCATTCTGACTCGCCTGGGCGACCGGGGGCACCGCGTGTGA
- the cheY gene encoding chemotaxis response regulator CheY, with translation MVDKGIKILVVDDFPTMRRIIRNLLKELGFENVDEAEDGAIGLEKLRNGGFQFVVSDWNMPNLDGLEMLKQIRADASLASLPVLMVTAEAKKENIVAAAQAGANGYVVKPFTAATLEEKLVKIFEKIGG, from the coding sequence ATGGTAGACAAGGGCATAAAGATTCTGGTGGTGGATGACTTCCCCACCATGCGGCGGATCATCCGCAACCTGCTCAAGGAACTCGGTTTCGAGAACGTGGACGAGGCCGAGGACGGCGCGATCGGCCTGGAGAAGCTGCGCAACGGCGGCTTCCAGTTCGTGGTGTCCGACTGGAACATGCCCAACCTGGACGGCCTGGAAATGCTCAAGCAGATCCGCGCCGACGCCAGCCTGGCCTCGCTGCCGGTGCTGATGGTGACGGCCGAGGCCAAGAAGGAGAACATCGTCGCGGCGGCCCAGGCCGGCGCCAACGGTTACGTGGTCAAGCCTTTCACCGCGGCGACGCTGGAAGAGAAGCTGGTCAAGATCTTCGAGAAAATTGGCGGCTGA
- the cheZ gene encoding protein phosphatase CheZ, with the protein MSTTQNDDSTESPDLIHRIASLTRMLRDSMRELGLDQAIKDAANAIPDARDRLRYVAQMTEQAANRVLNATEAAGPIQDGMSRSAQALDGRWQQWYDQPLELPEARELVKDTRAFLQDVPKQTQQTQSKLMEIIMAQDFQDLTGQVIMRMMDVVGAIERELLQVLLDNVPQERRDEANSLLNGPQVSPQGKTDVVTSQDQVDDLLASLGF; encoded by the coding sequence ATGAGCACGACGCAGAATGATGACTCGACCGAATCGCCCGACCTGATTCACCGTATCGCCTCGCTGACGCGCATGCTGCGCGACAGCATGCGCGAACTGGGCCTGGACCAGGCGATCAAGGACGCCGCCAACGCGATTCCCGATGCCCGCGACCGCCTGCGCTACGTGGCGCAGATGACCGAGCAGGCCGCCAACCGGGTCTTGAACGCGACCGAGGCCGCGGGCCCGATCCAGGACGGCATGTCGCGCTCGGCGCAGGCGCTCGATGGCCGCTGGCAGCAATGGTACGACCAGCCGCTGGAACTGCCCGAGGCCCGTGAACTGGTCAAGGACACGCGCGCGTTCCTGCAGGACGTGCCCAAGCAGACGCAGCAGACCCAGTCCAAGCTGATGGAAATCATCATGGCCCAGGACTTCCAGGACCTGACCGGCCAGGTCATCATGCGCATGATGGACGTGGTCGGCGCGATCGAGCGCGAGCTGTTGCAGGTGCTGCTGGACAACGTGCCGCAGGAACGCCGCGACGAGGCCAACAGCCTGCTCAACGGCCCGCAGGTCAGCCCGCAGGGCAAGACCGACGTGGTCACCAGCCAGGACCAGGTCGACGACCTGCTGGCCAGCCTGGGCTTCTGA
- a CDS encoding methyl-accepting chemotaxis protein has translation MARSTFRFGGIWGLLRRLNHGRATLSERPLSFSPAAWPLYRFLAGIRGRIATVRQSSIEIALNTARTQFQAGRCAQLAQEQARAAEALAASGAQIAALSASTSTHAREIADVSGQNLRAAEQALAELSEVKERVDRMTREMAAFTDVVGQLTDRARSVGDISKLIKDIALQTQLLALNAGVEAARAGDAGRGFAVVASEVGRLAERVNAATSDIGRHTGEMLELVDSTQRQTGTLREDVDASGAVLDKTRQDFQHFVRDFDSMNRQVGEVVQAIGEVDATNHGMSQDVSRIAALSADVRERVASMSGEIDRIRRQTESVQEVLSDMRTGNTAFDRLSEALDAFRAAATRLLEQARARGLDVFDRHYQRIAGSEPPRYHTAYDRGIDEALTQLLDSVLEAVPGGSYALLVDARGYAPAHNSRYSHPPSGDPAQDIARVRHKRIFDDPVGARLAANTETLLFQTYSRDTGEIVNDISVPLYLDGEHWGAVRIGLDYVRFQAALEAGAAPRGAVAAAG, from the coding sequence TTGGCCAGATCCACATTCCGATTCGGAGGCATCTGGGGTTTGTTGCGCCGGCTCAACCACGGCCGCGCCACGCTCTCGGAACGCCCGCTGTCGTTCAGTCCGGCCGCATGGCCGTTGTATCGCTTCCTGGCCGGCATCCGCGGCCGGATCGCCACGGTGCGGCAATCCAGCATCGAGATCGCCTTGAATACCGCCCGGACCCAATTCCAGGCCGGCCGCTGCGCGCAGCTGGCGCAGGAACAGGCGCGGGCGGCCGAGGCGTTGGCGGCCAGCGGCGCGCAGATCGCGGCGCTGTCGGCATCCACGTCCACCCACGCGCGCGAGATCGCCGACGTGTCCGGCCAGAATCTGCGCGCCGCCGAGCAGGCGCTGGCGGAGCTGTCCGAGGTCAAGGAGCGGGTCGACCGCATGACCCGGGAGATGGCCGCCTTCACCGATGTGGTGGGCCAGCTGACCGATCGCGCCCGGTCGGTGGGAGATATCAGCAAGCTGATCAAGGACATCGCGTTGCAGACGCAGTTGCTGGCCCTGAACGCGGGGGTCGAGGCGGCCCGCGCCGGCGACGCCGGCCGCGGCTTCGCCGTGGTGGCCAGCGAGGTCGGCCGCCTGGCCGAACGGGTCAATGCGGCCACCAGCGATATCGGCCGCCACACCGGTGAAATGCTGGAGCTGGTCGATTCGACCCAGCGCCAGACCGGCACGCTGCGCGAGGATGTGGACGCCTCGGGCGCGGTGCTGGACAAGACGCGCCAGGATTTCCAGCATTTCGTGCGGGATTTCGACAGCATGAATCGCCAGGTGGGCGAGGTGGTGCAGGCCATCGGCGAGGTCGATGCCACCAACCACGGAATGAGCCAGGACGTGAGCCGTATCGCGGCGCTGAGCGCCGACGTGCGCGAGCGGGTGGCGAGCATGTCCGGTGAGATCGATCGCATCCGGCGCCAGACCGAAAGCGTGCAGGAGGTGCTGTCGGACATGCGGACCGGCAATACCGCGTTCGACCGCCTGTCCGAGGCGCTGGACGCCTTCCGGGCGGCCGCGACCCGGCTGCTGGAACAGGCGCGGGCGCGCGGCCTGGATGTGTTCGATCGCCACTACCAACGGATCGCCGGCAGCGAGCCGCCGCGCTACCACACGGCCTATGACCGCGGCATCGACGAGGCGCTGACACAGTTGCTGGACAGCGTGCTGGAGGCGGTGCCTGGCGGCAGCTACGCGCTGCTGGTGGATGCGCGGGGCTATGCGCCGGCCCACAACAGCCGCTATTCGCACCCCCCCAGCGGCGATCCGGCGCAGGATATCGCGCGGGTGCGGCACAAGCGGATCTTCGACGATCCGGTCGGGGCGCGCCTGGCCGCGAACACGGAAACCCTGCTGTTTCAGACCTACTCCCGTGACACGGGGGAGATCGTCAACGATATTTCCGTGCCTTTGTATCTGGACGGGGAACATTGGGGCGCGGTGCGCATCGGGCTGGATTACGTGCGTTTCCAGGCCGCGCTGGAGGCCGGCGCGGCGCCCCGCGGCGCGGTGGCGGCGGCCGGCTGA
- the flhB gene encoding flagellar biosynthesis protein FlhB yields the protein MAEESDLEKTEAASPRRLEKAREEGQIARSRELGTFMMLAVGVGAIWAGGGTIYKGLSGVLRNGLAFDQRVVADPGVMVEQAVNGFGHALMVILPIFGLLAVIAVLSSVLLGGIVISGKPLSPNFSKLSLFAGLKRMFSAQTVVELIKALAKAMLVGGVAVWILWRYHDDMLGLMHVAPSAALTKALSLVAMCCAFIVASLLVIVLLDVPWQIWSHLKKLRMSKEDVRQEHKESEGDPHTKARIRQQQRQAARRRMMSEVPKADVVVTNPTHYAVALKYEEDKNGAPRVLAKGTGLIAAKIRELAAEHRIPTLEAPPLARALHQHVELGQEIPAELYTAVAEVLAWVFQLRSWRSGWGAEPTAPTSLAVPAALDPQAKTAAQGA from the coding sequence ATGGCCGAAGAAAGCGACCTCGAGAAAACCGAAGCCGCCTCTCCCAGGCGCCTGGAAAAGGCGCGCGAGGAGGGGCAGATTGCGCGTTCCCGGGAATTGGGCACGTTCATGATGCTGGCCGTCGGTGTCGGGGCGATCTGGGCCGGCGGCGGCACGATTTATAAGGGACTGAGCGGGGTGCTGCGCAACGGGCTGGCGTTCGACCAGCGCGTGGTGGCCGACCCGGGCGTGATGGTCGAACAGGCCGTCAACGGCTTCGGCCATGCGCTGATGGTGATCCTGCCGATCTTCGGCCTGCTGGCGGTGATCGCGGTGCTGTCCAGCGTGCTGCTGGGCGGGATCGTCATCTCGGGCAAGCCGCTGTCGCCGAATTTCTCCAAGCTGAGCCTGTTCGCCGGACTCAAGCGGATGTTCTCGGCCCAGACCGTGGTGGAGCTCATCAAGGCGCTGGCCAAGGCGATGCTGGTGGGTGGCGTGGCGGTGTGGATCCTGTGGCGCTACCACGACGACATGCTGGGCCTGATGCACGTGGCGCCGTCGGCCGCGCTGACCAAGGCGCTGAGCCTGGTGGCGATGTGCTGCGCCTTCATCGTCGCCTCGTTGCTGGTGATCGTGCTGCTGGACGTGCCATGGCAGATCTGGAGCCACCTCAAGAAGCTGCGCATGTCCAAGGAAGACGTGCGCCAGGAACACAAGGAAAGCGAAGGCGACCCGCATACCAAGGCCCGCATCCGCCAGCAGCAGCGCCAGGCCGCGCGCCGCCGCATGATGTCCGAAGTGCCCAAGGCCGACGTGGTGGTGACCAACCCGACCCACTACGCCGTGGCGCTGAAGTACGAGGAAGACAAGAACGGCGCGCCGCGGGTGCTGGCCAAGGGCACCGGGCTGATCGCCGCCAAGATCCGCGAACTGGCCGCCGAACATCGCATTCCCACATTGGAGGCGCCGCCGCTGGCGCGCGCCCTGCATCAACACGTCGAGCTGGGGCAGGAAATCCCGGCCGAGCTATACACCGCGGTCGCGGAAGTGCTGGCGTGGGTATTCCAGTTGCGCTCGTGGCGCTCGGGATGGGGGGCCGAACCGACGGCGCCGACGTCCCTGGCCGTGCCGGCCGCGCTGGACCCGCAGGCCAAAACCGCAGCACAAGGAGCTTAA
- the flhA gene encoding flagellar biosynthesis protein FlhA, translating into MSALLTMLKSNGATHARLLAGPILIVMVLGMMVLPLPTFLLDLLFTFNIALSVMILLVAMFTRKPLDFAAFPAVLLFATLLRLSLNVASTRVVLLHGHTGPDAAGKVIEAFGHFLVGGNFAVGIIVFIILTIINFIVITKGAGRIAEVGARFTLDAMPGKQMAIDADLNAGLIGEDEARKRRAEVSQESDFFGSMDGASKFVRGDAIAGLLIMAINIIGGLIVGVAQHDMSMSDSARVYTLLTIGDGLVAQIPALVISTAAGVVVSRVSTDQDIGQQIISQLFSNPSVMFLTAGIIGIMGLIPNMPHIAFLTLAGALAWGGWAMHKRRKAAEVAASEAPQQAVTQAQAAAAEASWDDVSMVDQLGLEVGYRLIPLVDHAQNGELLHRIRSLRKKFAQDVGFLPPVVHIRDNLELKPNDYRILLSGVEIGHGVAMPGQWLAIDPGGVTMQIKGTPTTDPAFGLPALWIDGSLRDQAQVVGYTVVDAGTVVATHLNHLMHRHGSNLLGRQEVQQLLDRIGRDAPKLVEDLVPKTLSLTALQKVLQGLLAEEVPIRDMRTIIDTLSEHGPRLAALAAGSGGQPDINELIALTRRSLGRAITQQWFPGEGELRVIGLDVKLERVLSQALTTSGGLEPGLADTLLRETQAAVERQESQGNAPVLLVSPVLRAPLSRFLRHHLPQLGVLSNTEIPDERMVRVTALIGGGNGQ; encoded by the coding sequence ATGAGCGCTCTGCTCACCATGTTGAAAAGCAACGGAGCCACGCACGCGCGGCTTCTGGCCGGTCCCATCCTGATCGTGATGGTGCTGGGCATGATGGTGCTGCCGCTGCCCACCTTCCTGCTGGACCTGCTGTTCACCTTCAACATCGCGCTGTCGGTGATGATCCTGCTGGTGGCCATGTTCACCCGCAAGCCGCTGGACTTCGCCGCCTTTCCGGCCGTGCTGCTGTTCGCCACGCTGCTGCGCCTGTCGCTGAACGTTGCCTCGACCCGGGTGGTGCTGCTGCACGGCCATACCGGCCCGGACGCGGCCGGCAAGGTGATCGAGGCCTTCGGCCACTTCCTGGTGGGCGGCAACTTCGCCGTCGGCATCATCGTCTTCATCATCCTGACCATCATCAACTTCATCGTCATCACCAAGGGCGCCGGGCGGATCGCCGAAGTCGGCGCGCGCTTCACGCTGGACGCGATGCCCGGCAAGCAGATGGCCATCGACGCCGACCTGAATGCCGGCCTGATCGGCGAGGACGAGGCGCGCAAGCGCCGCGCCGAGGTGTCGCAGGAATCCGACTTCTTCGGTTCGATGGACGGCGCCAGCAAGTTCGTGCGCGGCGACGCCATCGCCGGCCTGCTGATCATGGCCATCAACATCATCGGCGGCCTGATCGTGGGCGTGGCCCAGCACGACATGTCGATGAGCGACTCGGCCCGCGTCTACACGCTGCTGACCATCGGCGACGGCCTGGTGGCGCAGATCCCGGCGCTGGTGATCTCGACCGCCGCCGGCGTGGTGGTGTCGCGCGTGTCGACCGACCAGGACATCGGCCAGCAGATCATCAGCCAGCTGTTCTCCAACCCCAGCGTGATGTTCCTGACCGCCGGCATCATCGGCATCATGGGCCTGATCCCCAACATGCCGCACATCGCCTTCCTGACCCTGGCCGGCGCGCTGGCCTGGGGCGGCTGGGCCATGCACAAGCGGCGCAAGGCGGCCGAGGTGGCGGCCAGCGAAGCGCCGCAGCAGGCGGTGACGCAGGCGCAGGCCGCCGCGGCCGAAGCCAGCTGGGACGACGTCTCGATGGTGGATCAGCTTGGACTGGAAGTCGGCTACCGCCTGATCCCGCTGGTCGACCACGCCCAGAACGGCGAACTGCTGCACCGCATCCGCAGCCTGCGCAAGAAATTTGCCCAGGACGTGGGCTTCCTGCCGCCGGTGGTGCACATCCGTGACAACCTGGAGCTCAAGCCCAACGACTACCGCATCCTGCTGTCCGGCGTCGAGATCGGTCACGGCGTGGCCATGCCGGGCCAGTGGCTGGCGATCGACCCGGGCGGCGTGACCATGCAGATCAAGGGCACGCCCACCACCGATCCGGCCTTCGGCCTGCCGGCGCTGTGGATCGACGGCAGTCTGCGCGACCAGGCCCAGGTGGTGGGCTACACGGTGGTGGATGCCGGCACCGTGGTCGCCACGCACCTGAATCACCTGATGCACCGCCACGGCTCCAACCTGCTGGGCCGCCAGGAAGTGCAGCAGTTGCTGGACCGCATCGGCCGCGACGCGCCCAAGCTGGTCGAGGACCTGGTGCCCAAGACGCTGTCGCTCACGGCGCTGCAGAAGGTGCTGCAGGGCCTGTTGGCCGAGGAAGTGCCGATCCGCGACATGCGCACCATCATCGATACGCTGTCCGAGCATGGGCCGCGCCTGGCGGCGCTGGCGGCGGGTTCGGGCGGCCAACCCGACATCAACGAGCTGATCGCGCTGACGCGCCGCTCGCTTGGCCGCGCCATCACCCAGCAGTGGTTCCCGGGCGAGGGCGAGTTGCGCGTGATCGGCCTGGACGTCAAGCTCGAGCGCGTGCTGTCGCAGGCGCTGACGACCAGCGGCGGCCTCGAGCCAGGCCTGGCGGATACGCTGCTGCGCGAAACCCAGGCGGCGGTCGAACGCCAGGAGTCGCAGGGCAACGCGCCGGTGCTGCTGGTGTCGCCGGTGCTGCGCGCGCCGTTGTCGCGCTTCCTGCGCCACCATCTGCCGCAGCTGGGCGTGCTGTCGAATACGGAAATTCCCGATGAACGCATGGTCCGCGTGACCGCGCTCATCGGCGGAGGTAATGGGCAATGA